In Lolium rigidum isolate FL_2022 chromosome 7, APGP_CSIRO_Lrig_0.1, whole genome shotgun sequence, the DNA window CCTGCAATGTTCTAGATCTAGTGCCCTAGGAGGCTACGTTGTTGGGTCTGGGTTGGGATCCTTGGCATGTGAGACCCGACGGCGGTGGTGAACAAGTGGGCTGACTGGTCCTAGATTTTGGAGCGATGTCGTTGGTGAATGTTAGGCCCGGATTCATGGGGGGCGATGACGGTGGTGCTTGTGGGCACCGTCACCTTTCTGGAGGTATCGTCGATGTGCACTCATGTTGGTAGTCGCCAACGACTTGTGGAGCAGTGACAAGGGCTAACCTCAGCAATGTCACGGATATGGACTTAGGATTTCAGGGAAAAAGGTGCGCTAGTGGTTTTGTCGGTTGGTTAGACAAACAAGATGGTCTGACAATATATTGATTATGAGGCAAAGTCGTCGCAATACTAGAATAAATTTAGGGTTACAACAATGATTCGATATCTTCTCCCGCTGACTCCTTCTAGTTTATATATAGGAGGCTAGCTCTCAGAGTCCATGTCGGTTTACAAGTAATTGTACAATGCTATGTTTATGTGGGCTTCTTTAATGGCACGTGGGAGATGTTTCCAGTCTTCTGGTTTCATGGGCTTCTTCCGAATACGTACCAGGGATACCAAAGTCACGGCCCAGTAAGGTATACCTATGTCAAGCAGTGGCTAAGAGGATGCGCGAGGACAGAGTCCCCGTTGGACATGAAAAGTCAACATTCCAAATCAACTTCTTCCAACATCGTAATCTCAGCTCAGAGACTAGAATGATAAGTTCGTTACATCTAATAGAACTGGCCATCTTAATCACTTCGTTGGAATTGTTCATATACAATTAGCCAGCCGGTGACTAATTTACAGCAACTAATATACCTGCATCAAAGACATGTGCACAATGATAAAATAAGTGAACTTTTCAGTGCCCAAGTAATTATAACGGAAAATATCCTCTTAGATATGTATAGAAGCATGTAAGCTGTTTTTTTGCATGCTAATCCATAATTTATTTAGTTTGTTAAAAATGATTAAAAGTAACGAGTTTCCTAATCATTTgctagtactttgcatctttgctgTCCATTTGGTCCATGCCCTTCCATTTGGATGCCTTTTACGGTTGCCATTTTGGCAGTTTCTCATGTACTCTAGAATACATGACAAGGATTTACCAACCACCTGATAGCTACAAACCGTATAAATATGTATCCAATACTTATATTCTTCTATATTGCGTTCTTTGTTGCTTCCAAGTAATTGATTGAGCAACTGAAGAATGAAGAGAACAAAATATTATGTAATAGACAGCTTAACTTCACTGACCAACATGTAGCACAACCACAGATGAAGAAAAACAAGATTCTTCAAGTTCTAAAAAGAACTTTAACACCTTGTTAGTGGAGAAACAATTCATAAAAATGTGTAcggattttcttttattttggaaGCATGCGTGGCAGCAACCAATAAGAAACAACTTGGGCATGTATGGATTCTGAAAGCAATATAGTTTAATTTTCTCTGGAAGTTCCATATTTGAAAGAAATATGGTTTCTTATTTCCATGATTCCATCTCGTCTCCAATGAAACTATTATGACTGCGTTACTGGTAGCTTGTATATACCAAAAACCTGGACACATGGTTAACAAGTCATGGACTGTGCCTTGACTCTTGCCTTGGAACTTAGCTCGGTTATAACTTAATTACTGGAGGAGTTTCAATAGCATTGAGGTCTGCATGGTTTAGATTGAATATTGGAAGTAAGTAACCAAGCAGTACTACACATCTGTCTATGCATATCCTAATTTTGTAATGGAAACCAATCCAAGTAGCCCATCTTTTGGTTCTAGAAACAATGGTCGGTCCATTTTTTTATGCGAAACAAAATCATTGTTGCCAGAACAATGGTTGAAGAAACACACTATAAATACAAACATAAGAGCGGCTAAATTAATGTAAATGCATGGATGGTGAAGCCAACACTTTTGAAGTCCAtctgcacttttgcagtcgttaACAAGCATGCAACGTACTCCAACCAAGTTGTCGCCAACCGAATTACTACTAGTTTTATTACTTGTAGTAGTGTGTAAAAAACATGGGCATTTGGAAGTCAGGGAGTGTGTTTTGACTCTTGCTTTGTAACCTAGCaccgttttttttttgcgaaagatgTCTTGTAGTTCTATACAGAGACTTCACCTTCCTATTTTACCCTAAATCATAGCAAATTCAACCGCCAATGTATGCTATGTATATACCAGTGTATAGTAATTATAGTACTCCCTCGGtaacaaaatgtaaggcgtctaaggtttAGCCAAAAGTAAACATCTTCTAAGTTTAATCAAGTTTATAAGAAAACATATAGATATCTACAATATTAAATGAATATTTTAAGAAACTATACTTTCTGACGAATCTATTGATACTGATTTGGCATTgtgaatgtttatatttttacatATAAATTTGATCAAACTTAAAATATGTTGATTTTTACTAAAGCTTAGACAGCTTACATTTTAGGACGGAGAGAGTACTAATGTACTATAAATAGGGTGCACATATTTCAAGGTGAACTTGGAGCGAGTAAATTGAACAACAATATATCAGTTATATAGGACATACTGATATTATTAGAATCGCATTGAAAAATGCTTTCTAATGATATCAGCTTAATAtcaaatatttttttatataCGTAGAACGATAATGTTTTATTCAGTGGAATGGATGGagtatttatatttttgttcGCAAATAATACTGAAAAACATATGTAGTAATAAAAATCAGTCCGGGTAAATGGTCTAGTCAAGCATCCAACTATTCCAAGAAACATGTCTTTCCCTACTGTTAAATCCAACTAGTAATCAACCAATCAATTCTCTTACCCGCCTTGGTACACATTTTCTTCATGGACTTTTCATGCTCCCAAATTAACAATTCTAATTTCCTCTAGATGCATACAAGAACAGGATACGGCCACAAAGTACGTACAAAACCATTCGCCTCCATCCATCCATCAATCAATTAATATAGTCTCATCCATTATATCCTATAGTCAAATTCATAACCGCCCATGGAGCATAAATCTCCACTACTAAATCCATTCGTCCATGCACACGTTTGGCATGCATGGACGCATGATGCATTCATGATCCATCCATttgccctctcccctcccctcccctctccattTCTTCAACACCAACCACCTTCTTCTACCGTCGTCTCTATCACGCCAAGAAGAAGCACACCACCGGGAGGCTAGTAGGATACCGTTGCTCCATCCCAAGAAGCCCACCAATAATTTCTTGATTCGTTAGCTAGCTTAGCTAGCTGGTGTCTTTGGTCTTGCTGAAGGGCGTACATGGGGCAGGAAGAAGAAGCGTTGCCGCCGGCCGCCGTGGCTTTCTCTTGGGAGAACGATCGGGGCGGGCCCGCCATGGAAGGCCGCGGCATGCCGGGGAGCCTCAAGAAGGCGCCAGCCACAGTGTTCTTGTCATGGGAGAACGATCCGGCCGCCACGAAGCCGACAGTGAAACCGCGCGGCGTGCCGGAGAACCCGAGTAAGGCGCCGGCGCGGCTGCTGTCTGTTCCGCCGCCGCCAGGTCGGCCGGCCGCGAGGGGGGTCTCCCGCGCCGTGCGGCCCGAGGACGACCCGTTCCTGGCGGCGTACCTGGCCTGCACCAAGAGCACCGGCCGCGGCgacggcgggaagaagaggacgagCGGTGTGCGGGAGCAAGAGAAGGGCCAGAGGCGGTTCTCGTGGGGGCTCGGTCGTCTGTCCTGCAAGAGGGACGACGGCGCCGTGGTGCAGGGCATGGTGAGGGTGGCTAAGCTCCCTGAGGTGGATCCTAGGGATGCTTGATTGATTTGATTCTCTCTTAAtcgatcatcatcttcttcttaatTTCGTATGGTTTGTAGTAGTGCGTGCTGTTGGTTAAGGTTGATCAATCTTGTGACGAACTTTGTGATTAGGAGAGCTAGAAAGTTTAATCCAGAGAGAGAAAGAACACTCTGTGTCTTCTGGATTCAGAATATGTTAGTTCTGCAGCTGATTTGCAGCAGCAATCTTCATCTTTCTATCTTCTGGAATCAGATTATGTATTTTCTTTCTATGCATCATCTTTCTTCTTCTGTGATAGACAAATTGATTACCATGACAATGACTCTGTCGACTTTCAGTCAGTGTTAACTTGACACGGACAGAGGTTGACCGAGACTTGGAACATTCCATTGTTTCCTGTGTTTGTGTTGGTTGTGACTTGTGAGTATATGGACATACTGAATTTGAAGCGCTGATTCAATGGTAATGAACGGAATAAATGAATAATCAGTTACAGATCAAAGAGATCTTAGTCAAAAGTAGAACCACTGCTGGTTGGaggtatctaaatcacaaatagATACACTACTAGTACAGTTACGTAATAAAATATTATCCAGCGATGCATTATTTTTCTTGACAAACCAGTTCCATGCCATGAACAATTATAATGGTACCTAGACACGTTTTAGCGGTGTATTTtggcaaagacaaaaaaataacGATGTCCGTAGCAAATTTTCCTTTTGTATTTTGGCAAAGACCGaaaaataacgtcgtcgtcgatgattctcaacggcgtggagctgcggggtatcgaagacgggcgaggactgctggacccgtgcaggatggtggagctatCTGGcatcatggtgacatcgacggcaggcctgacacggtcaatgcgttgatctcgcttggagatgggttcgagatagatggcggttgcgaactctgcaacgtgtgcaatggcacaccctcagggtttttctttttggatgatgtgcgttggtgtaccatcagggagtatggccttgttcatggtcACCGCCTTCATCGTAGGtttagcga includes these proteins:
- the LOC124669144 gene encoding uncharacterized protein LOC124669144; its protein translation is MGQEEEALPPAAVAFSWENDRGGPAMEGRGMPGSLKKAPATVFLSWENDPAATKPTVKPRGVPENPSKAPARLLSVPPPPGRPAARGVSRAVRPEDDPFLAAYLACTKSTGRGDGGKKRTSGVREQEKGQRRFSWGLGRLSCKRDDGAVVQGMVRVAKLPEVDPRDA